The Daphnia carinata strain CSIRO-1 chromosome 2, CSIRO_AGI_Dcar_HiC_V3, whole genome shotgun sequence genome has a segment encoding these proteins:
- the LOC130699576 gene encoding uncharacterized protein LOC130699576, which yields MSNGLNGHILKIPVLGRKLTLGTLYDDRNDIAVPGNDTVCSEDIGTFQTTCNEGFNYSLIPSDKLSEKLDDLGVKGLLQISISVDPTEQHWQHLKKKKNEFHESSVHVRCHYCTATQKFTSDQLNEAKIRYLNVAPTDSTATHVITKIQYGAEATFTLTKRLDETEDEHEANSLLKACANNLIAILNGDEECVRDSITSTNIQCRLQGDFLISMTFTTYDEAKQFAKNFTRLLSNSVAKEAPLGVPCIAWLYPLASTHGAENALQSDILECVQQIDNYDQVQAKLDYLLNDTLAKKFNPFHEKLRHFHLHFTSFRNNHKTELKEMVVNLRSGLMQIDNLKQLVQRINNEQFPFNPKRLEGWLDEKFKELCTMRKYQEQMAITLSPNVLFFPSTEILQEHMMKCNVNFGFELAFTCLTYPEPVLDLIATQTLNTDVNDRWRWYENPDIVKRIEKEITIISKLIQSKQNDDKFAFAITAHDQHNESSIIVHQQQKKSYGWNAIDIVCQHYPKINLIDIVRLLTDVDIPDYWNHMNFLALCRFYDKDNLIDLVRLFLERGVDLINCKTDDGWNALLLVCRYYTKENLLEIARLLLARGVDVNCKTNGGLNALHLVCRYDEKENLFDIVRLFFERGIDVNCQFEDGWNAFLFFCRNYQRDNLLGIIRLFLAQKVDVNYQTKGGNNALHFLCRYYDKKNLIEIIRLLLERGIDVNCKNSEGWNALYLVCRYYERDNLIEIVRLFLKRGIDVNCKNSEGWNSLHLVCRYYKRDNLIKIIRLLLDKNIEINCKTNSGCNVLHNVCRYYSNDNLIEIVLLLLDSGIFASFTNNEGWNALLNVCRYYPNDNLIDLVQLFLEEGIDVNWANNEGWNALHLICRYYKQDNVIDIVQLLLDYNIDINSRTNNGCNALHFACGRYYQNDNLIETVQLLLDSGISVNCKNNDGWNALHNVCRYQRKKNMLELIPLLIQHKINTNAVTTGGKIGTARSILLGRYKEESIKEILNILDSNSPLVLDDGQHPWHSASDKWKEMTVELEFEKKEIAAFEVVNVKGISRALT from the exons ATGTCGAATGGTTTAAATGGACACATTTTGAAGATCCCTGTACTCGGACGAAAGCTAACTTTGGGAACTCTTTACGACGATCGCAATGACATCGCTGTGCCAGgca ATGACACCGTGTGCAGCGAAGATATAGGAACATTTCAAACTACCTGCAACGAGGGCTTCAATTATTCCCTGATTCCCTCCGATAAATTAAGCGAAAAATTAGACGATCTCGGCGTGAAAGGTTTGCTTCAAATCAGCATCTCGGTGGACCCCACCGAACAGCATTGGCAacatctgaaaaagaaaaaaaatgaatttcacgAATCCAGCGTTCACGTCAGATGTCACTACTGCACGGCTACTCAGAAATTCACTAGCGACCAATTAAACGAGGCCAAGATACGTTATCTCAACGTTGCACCGACAGACTCTACAGCAACGCACGTCATCACGAAAATACAGTACGGTGCCGAAGCTACTTTTACTTTGACAAAAAGACTAGACGAAACAGAAGACGAGCACGAAGCGAATAGCCTATTAAAAGCCTGTGCCAACAACTTGATTGCAATTCTCAACGGAGATGAAGAATGTGTTAGAGACTCAATTACATCAACTAACATACAATGTCGATTGCAAGGCGATTTCTTAATTTCGATGACATTCACCACGTACGACGAGGCCAAGCAATTCGCAAAAAATTTCACACGTTTATTATCAAATTCAGTTGCTAAAGAGGCTCCTCTCGGTGTGCCCTGCATCGCTTGGCTCTATCCATTGGCATCGACGCACGGCGCTGAAAATGCACTTCAGAGTGACATTCTGGAATGCGTTCAACAGATAGATAACTATGACCAAGTGCAAGCCAAACTCGATTACTTGCTCAACGACACCCTAGCGAAAAAATTTAACCCGTTTCACGAAAAGCTACGCCATTTCCATTTACATTTCACTTCATTCCGCAACAATCATAAAActgaattgaaagaaatggtTGTAAACTTACGTAGTGGCTTGATGCAAATCGACAATTTAAAGCAGTTGGTGCAGCGTATCAATAATGAGCAATTTCCTTTCAATCCAAAACGGCTCGAAGGTTGGCTggatgaaaaattcaaagaactCTGTACGATGAGGAAGTATCAAGAACAGATGGCCATCACTCTTTCCCCCAACGTCTTATTTTTCCCTTCTACCGAAATATTACAAGAGCACATGATGAAATGCAACGTTAATTTCGGCTTTGAACTTGCGTTTACTTGCCTAACGTACCCAGAACCTGTTCTCGATCTCATCGCGACGCAAACGCTAAACACGGACGTTAACGACAGATGGCGTTGGTACGAAAACCCAGACATTGTCAAACGCATTGAAAAGGAGATAACAATTATATCTAAATTaattcaatcaaaacaaaatgacgataaatttgccttcGCCATCACAGCGCACGATCAGCACAACGAATCGTCCATCATCGTtcatcaacagcaaaaaaagagcTACGGATGGAACGCCATCGACATCGTATGTCAACACTACCCCAAAATCAATTTAATCGACATTGTTCGCCTGTTAACCGACGTCGATATACCCGACTATTGGAATCACATGAATTTCctcgccttgtgtcgtttctaCGACAAAGATAATCTAATCGACTTGGTCCGACTGTTTCTCGAACGCGGAGTGGATCTCATCAATTGCAAGACGGACGACGGATGGAACGCCCTTCTGCTCGTGTGTCGCTACTACACCAAGGAGAACTTGTTGGAAATAGCCCGGCTGTTGCTCGCACGCGGAGTCGATGTCAATTGCAAGACCAACGGCGGATTAAACGCGTTGCATTTAGTGTGTCGATACGACGAGAAGGAGAACCTGTTTGACATTGTTCGATTGTTTTTCGAACGCGGAATCGACGTCAACTGTCAATTCGAGGACGGATGGAAcgctttccttttcttttgccgaAATTATCAGAGGGATAATTTACTTGGCATCATTCGCTTGTTTCTGGCTCAAAAGGTGGACGTTAATTATCAGACGAAAGGCGGCAACAATGCGCTTCACTTCCTGTGTCGCTATtacgacaagaaaaatttaatcgaaatcaTTCGATTGCTGCTGGAACGCGGCATCGACGTCAACTGTAAGAACAGCGAAGGATGGAACGCTCTCTATTTAGTGTGCAGATATTACGAAAGAGAtaatttaatcgaaatcgtTCGATTGTTCCTCAAACGAGGGATCGACGTCAATTGCAAGAACAGCGAAGGTTGGAATTCATTGCATTTAGTGTGTCGATATTACAAGAGGGATAATCTCATCAAAATTATTCGACTTCTTCTCgataaaaacattgaaatcaaTTGCAAAACGAATAGCGGATGCAACGTTCTCCATAACGTGTGTCGCTATTATTCGAACGATAATCTCATCGAAATCGTTCTATTGCTTCTCGATAGTGGCATTTTCGCAAGTTTTACAAACAACGAAGGATGGAACGCCCTCTTAAATGTGTGCCGATATTACCCCAACGACAATCTAATTGATTTAGTGCAACTCTTTCTCGAGGAAGGCATCGACGTTAATTGGGCCAACAATGAAGGATGGAACGCTCTCCATTTAATCTGTCGATATTATAAGCAAGACAACGTCATAGACATCGTTCAACTCTTGTTAGATTATAATATCGATATCAATAGCAGGACGAACAACGGATGCAACGCCCTCCATTTCGCGTGCGGCCGATATTATCAGAACGATAATTTAATTGAAACTGTTCAACTGCTACTCGATAGCGGAATCTCAGTTAATTGCAAAAACAACGACGGATGGAACGCCCTGCACAACGTGTGCCGATATCAACGCAAAAAGAACATGCTAGAACTCATTCCGCTTTTAATTCAGCACAAAATCAACACGAACGCAGTGACGACTGGAGGTAAAATCGGTACTGCCCGATCTATCCTCTTAGGTCGTTACAAAGAAGAAAGTattaaagaaattttgaatattttagatTCGAAC TCGCCACTGGTTTTGGACGACGGCCAACACCCTTGGCATTCTGCAAGTGATAAGTGGAAAGAGATGACGGTTGAGCtagaatttgaaaagaaagaaatcgcTGCGTTCGAGGTCGTTAACGTTAAAGGCATTTCAAGAGCTTTGACGTGA